The nucleotide sequence TGACTCATATAATCGATTtatcacatatatatatatatatatatatatatatatatattggtATATGAATAAACGAAACGAAATTGTCGAATTAACAAATATCACCATATGGCTTTGCTTGGGGAagcaatattttttggcCATTGTTAATGCAAATAGCTGAATCGATTGATACATCACACTCCGGAAGGGAATGATTTTCAATATCACATTTAATTTCAGttttaacataaatatatagaaataataaataccATGTTTTATAGACAAACAATaacattttaattatatatatgcagaATTTGAGCAATAACACTAGTTGATGTGTCGTGTAGAAGAAAAATCAGacactaaaaaaattataatatatgttgataaaaaagaaataactCCTATGaatgcatatttttgatttcctatttccttattttttgttcatgattttaatattttattttgcttttcatatgcatattatatatatatatgtgctTTACTTTTGTGCATCTTTTTTGAAATtacattttaatttttatcctatataagaaatacaattttcaatttagaaacaataatatttttatgttttgaagatttatatatagttatTGTTATGCTTTtcgatatatattatatacattttgtGTGTGTGTTTCGAAAAATTGTAGTTGTGTATCtacacaaataaaataaacatagAAAATACTAAAGATGTATAAAGTAATGTTCAACgctttaatatatataaggggaaaataatactcaaaattatgtattattattattaaattttatatttttgtgaaacatgaaaatattgttatataaGTTTTACCAACAATAATATACCTAAAACGAAAAGCAAAAATAGTAtctatataaaataaagcaaCTAATTGTTGCATTAGAATGGTAATTTTGTTCAAAAATGATTTTTACatgaattataaaaataaaatattttaagatttgatataaaaaataaataatgagcAAATAAAGGCTACATATAAACCCTAAActaattaaaacaaaattgaaaaataaatgatatagcATATTGagatattattttacacTATTAAAcgtgataataataataataaaacgaaataattttattttaaatgcatatgctatgtataaaatatgcaagTTACGGATATGAGAAATCAATGGCActaattaaaaacaaagaaaACGATAAAAAAcagtaaaatatatgtgtaaTTACAATTGAACATAGAAAATGTGGTAAGTCGTGTATTgagataatgaaaatgatttCGTATAAGAGAAATATCCTTTCCTTAGTTTGAAAAAAAgtgaatttttttgtcaAATGACCCTAAAATAAGCAAAGCTTTTTTATTCTCTTCAACATTCTTTGAACTTTGCTCATCTAAGAATGGGCaaatatagttttttaataatcGAAAGCATCTAATTTTATAACCATTATTAATAGAATCAATCATATTCCCACtttttatatcaaatattaatatatgtgtaCCATTTGTATAATCATCAGATGttatgtaaatattatttccgTTGATATCAATTTCCATAGTTGGAAAGGAAAGCGAATTTAATACACACccataaattttttttataatttctttttttaaaattgaataaacaaatattgtAGATGTATCTGCACATATGaccattatatttttctttcgATTATATTCTagatttaaaatattatatttttcggttgcatcaaataaatatattttatcttcTATGCAGTATGTCTCACTATTTATCAACAATATATGATTATTGTTTAACATGCTGACAGCAATAagttctttatttttattatcaatgtcgtcaatattatttgtatatatccACAATACACTGGTAGGCGTTTCAGGTAACcctataatttttttcttatcaTATATAGGAGACAAATCTGAATTTTcatctttaattttttcataaattattagatttttatcattagctatagaacaaaaaaaaaagaaattataattaaacaaACATTTGGATGAATATCCATTATGATAtgctaatttttttattatattgatatattttgtatcgcctttaatattatttttaatattatctATTGAATTATTCCCTTCTATAATATCAGCtaacttatttattttttgaatatcaATAcgacatatatatatttggcCACTCATAGTTGaagtaataaatatattatccttataattaatatctATATACATTATTGGGGATcctaaatatatttcatctaatcctttacatatatgcatgcattcctcaaatttattttgatttttttcataaattataaaaagaagTTTTATACTCCCATCTGCATATCCAactaaaataataattgggaaaaatacattaaaaaatatcacattttcaaattttctatttttatatttatcaatattatatatgttaatgtatttcacaaataaaatatttgatttCCCTATGtattcatcattttttttttctttttcttttgtttCAGGGATAATAATAGCAGGCGTAGTTGTAGGATTCGAACTGATATACTTAATTTTGACTTCCTTAGATATCAATTTTTCattggaaaaataattatccCAATTATATGTACTATCATTTCGATTAGaattaatttcattattatttttttcttttcgtTCAGTTTTACAAGTGATAATATCACGTTCTTCTTTTTGAATACCAGTATAATGCTCTTCTCTTTTTTCGTTAGTCAAAAATCTATAATTTTGAATGTTAGaattatatgataaattattaatagtACTATTTTGGTCCTTGTTGATGGATTTACAAtcgaatattttttcagtTGTATTTATTGGATTTTTATAGTTTTCATAAATTGGAAGATTCAAAGCATTTAAATTTGGAAAAGGTGAATCTTTCACattttcaattatatttttaaggaagttatctttatttttagaattTGTAAtatcacttttttttatatcgtCGATTTTTTCGGGcaattttacatttttctttatccTTTGAAAATTAGTTTTATTCATGGGATCATTTTGTTCTTTAACAtgattgaaaataatatctgAGTCAGAAATAGTAGTACTATTTctgatattattttttattgtttgacaatttttatattcaccttttttatcattatgaATGTTGTTTTCTACTTCgctttttatttccttcgATCTGTTTTTCAATTCTATTTCGAAACTATCAATAGCTTTACATAAAATAGAATTATTCATTTGGTTAATAGTATGAACAAATATTTCAGGGTTTATATCCTGATAGTCAATCGAGTCATCACTTATTCCATCTTCTTCTTTATCATCTTCGCTACTACTTTTGctatttgtaaaataatttaattttttttctaaaaaataatcatcATATTCTTTTACATAATTGATTTTACTTTCGTTTCTTAATTCTCTTAAACTATTTTTCATTCCAATTTTATCCAGAAAATCATAGATGAATTGAATGTTCcggaaatattttttattatattcttcgagttgttttttcatttttttttgctaaCACATTTAATTTGTTCTACATAAactaaagaaaaatatagttgtaaattaaatatatagagtTATGTTTTCATCGTATTTTTTAGactatttataaaaaaaaacgatttaattttttcaaaatatgaGGAACAATCTGCGTGCGGTTAgtatacttatatatattttcaatgaatacacacatatatattatacatatatataaagtatttcattattttcttcattttatttactttcatttataatttcaaatatatttattctttaCCTACAAGCActttaattaatttgtagaaatatttatttactaaattattatttgtggGAAACTTTGAGCatatcattataattaagTTTACAGTATTctgatattttttattcatgcATATCCTAAGAATTTAAAACATCCCTTAAATGGGGCATTATCCCAAGAgttaaaatattgtatatgCTTTTAAGGAATTTGTtttcgaaaaaataaaaaatataacaattcCCCCCAgcgcatatatatttatacattaaTATTCAAATGATGTTAGgtatttcaaaaatatatctataatCATTGATATCACAATATGAGATGATTGGTGATTTGACAtgtataaattttcatatatgcTGAGAGATAAATACATTTTCAGGTATACTTCATATATGGTATTATACATAACAtgaagatatatataaccaAGTTTCTGtttaattgtttatatttttactattttgaaaaataatctGATAATTAGTTAATATGCTTTTCTTAATGATgcacaataaaaaaaataaaaataaaaaacttaAAACAACATACCCTTTACTCTAGTATgccaaatattttataaatttaaaaatgagggaggaaaacaaaaaaggaaaaaaataatttcatttcccccatatgttaataaatttacCAAAACACAAAAggtataaattttataaaaaatgtctACTATTACAACTAGATAAGTTTTGAAAGGATACCCAATTTTAttaagaatatttttagttACATTctgtttttaatttaaataatgatactttcggaatattttttcatttcctAATTCGTTCctgtttttaatatttttatatataaacggaaagaattatatatatataaaatatcgATATATTTCCAGTTATACAAATTCAATTTTAATCATGTATTAGTTCATACAATCCGAGAAGCATCATTTcttttatgttattatatctTTAAATTGTATAAATGCTTACTTAATTAGAAATAAagcttatttatttgttattttttgaaatatttaattggggaaaataaaatgttatcattgaattattttttttacgtATCTGTTATttctaataaaaatttcaaTTTCCCAGTAGTCATCATTTcaacgaaaaaaatattaagatgatataaaatgcataatttattatttccatttttacaCATTcatgataataaattaaatatatataatcattaAACTATTAGTAGAAAATGtcttattttgtttttcatatttttcgaTAACACTACTTTTGCACAGTGATTTTTGATATGCTGCAAATACATACACATTTATTGTTACTgctttaattatatttcatttataaaaatgagaaaaaaatcaatatattcattaaaaatatattatttgtaataaattatttcacACATCttgtatgcatatttttatggagttatattttttttttgttaaatctGATTTATTCTGTAAATTATtaagaaataattttaaaatatataaaaaaaaggaaaattttcattttacatctttatacacatatatatgatattgCTTTTTTGCTCTcgcatttttttatttttttgtttactctttatattatataacatGTTCAAAGCGCAGACATATAT is from Plasmodium berghei ANKA genome assembly, chromosome: 14 and encodes:
- a CDS encoding WD repeat-containing protein, putative, with translation MKKQLEEYNKKYFRNIQFIYDFLDKIGMKNSLRELRNESKINYVKEYDDYFLEKKLNYFTNSKSSSEDDKEEDGISDDSIDYQDINPEIFVHTINQMNNSILCKAIDSFEIELKNRSKEIKSEVENNIHNDKKGEYKNCQTIKNNIRNSTTISDSDIIFNHVKEQNDPMNKTNFQRIKKNVKLPEKIDDIKKSDITNSKNKDNFLKNIIENVKDSPFPNLNALNLPIYENYKNPINTTEKIFDCKSINKDQNSTINNLSYNSNIQNYRFLTNEKREEHYTGIQKEERDIITCKTERKEKNNNEINSNRNDSTYNWDNYFSNEKLISKEVKIKYISSNPTTTPAIIIPETKEKEKKNDEYIGKSNILFVKYINIYNIDKYKNRKFENVIFFNVFFPIIILVGYADGSIKLLFIIYEKNQNKFEECMHICKGLDEIYLGSPIMYIDINYKDNIFITSTMSGQIYICRIDIQKINKLADIIEGNNSIDNIKNNIKGDTKYINIIKKLAYHNGYSSKCLFNYNFFFFCSIANDKNLIIYEKIKDENSDLSPIYDKKKIIGLPETPTSVLWIYTNNIDDIDNKNKELIAVSMLNNNHILLINSETYCIEDKIYLFDATEKYNILNLEYNRKKNIMVICADTSTIFVYSILKKEIIKKIYGCVLNSLSFPTMEIDINGNNIYITSDDYTNGTHILIFDIKSGNMIDSINNGYKIRCFRLLKNYICPFLDEQSSKNVEENKKALLILGSFDKKIHFFSN